From one Eucalyptus grandis isolate ANBG69807.140 chromosome 9, ASM1654582v1, whole genome shotgun sequence genomic stretch:
- the LOC104419810 gene encoding branched-chain-amino-acid aminotransferase 6 — MAPSLKSTPEADGNSNNDGKSPDVNWEEMGFSLIPTDYMYVMKCAIGENFPQGSLIPYGNIELSPCSGILNYGQGLFEGLKAYRKEDGRILLFRPDQNALRMKSGAERLCMPSPSTEQFVDAVKQTVLANERWVPPFGKGSLYVRPLLMGSGGSLGLGPAPEYTFLVYASPVGSYHKGLKSLNLVVEEKHHRASHGGTGGIKTVANYSPVLNALTRAKAQGFCEVLFLDAATGKYIDEASACNIFSVKGNSIITPPTHGTILPGVTRKSIIEIAQTLGYQVEERPVALDELLDADEAFCTGTAVVVTSIGSVTHQGRRAEYKTQADTVCQKLRETLTGIQMGRLEDTMGWMVEVN; from the exons ATGGCTCCGTCGCTGAAATCAACTCCTGAAGCCGATGGCAACAG CAATAATGATGGGAAGTCTCCTGATGTCAACTGGGAAGAAATGGGATTTTCTTTGATTCCAACTGACTATATGTATGTGATGAAATGCGCTATTGGCGAGAACTTTCCTCAGGGAAGTCTAATTCCTTATGGTAATATCGAGCTTAGCCCTTGTTCCGGTATTCTCAATTATGGACAG GGACTGTTTGAAGGCTTGAAGGCATACAGGAAGGAAGATGGCCGGATTCTGCTATTCCGACCTGACCAGAATGCTTTGCGGATGAAGTCAGGTGCAGAGAGATTGTGCATGCCTTCACCTTCTACTGAGCAGTTTGTCGATGCAGTGAAGCAAACTGTCCTGGCCAATGAACGCTGG GTGCCTCCTTTCGGGAAGGGATCTCTGTATGTAAGGCCTTTGCTCATGGGAAGTGGCGGCAGTCTGGGATTAGGGCCAGCGCCGGAATACACATTCTTAGTCTATGCTTCGCCAGTTGGAAGCTATCATAAG GGCCTGAAGTCCCTGAACCTGGTGGTTGAGGAGAAGCATCATCGAGCTTCTCATGGTGGAACGGGAGGTATTAAGACTGTGGCCAACTATTCACCG GTTTTGAACGCACTGACTAGAGCAAAGGCGCAAGGTTTTTGTGAGGTTCTATTCCTGGATGCCGCAACTGGAAAGTACATTGATGAGGCTTCTGCATGTAACATTTTTTCAGTGAAG GGAAATAGTATAATAACTCCGCCAACACATGGAACGATCCTTCCTGGTGTCACAAGGAAAAGCATAATTGAAATTGCTCAAACGCTTGGTTACCAG GTCGAGGAACGTCCTGTTGCGCTTGATGAACTGCTGGATGCGGATGAAGCTTTCTGTACAGGAACTGCCGTAGTTGTCACATCCATTGGCAGTGTAACTCATCAGGGTAGAAG GGCGGAGTACAAAACCCAAGCGGATACAGTTTGTCAGAAGCTGCGTGAAACCTTAACCGGGATTCAAATGGGTAGACTTGAAGACACCATGGGTTGGATGGTGGAGGTCAATTGA